A stretch of Stigmatopora argus isolate UIUO_Sarg chromosome 22, RoL_Sarg_1.0, whole genome shotgun sequence DNA encodes these proteins:
- the LOC144068624 gene encoding uncharacterized protein LOC144068624, with the protein MACHLLTTVCLLFAQIIITHQIHMSSFYTFLFPPRGPQMFPCLTYLERNVRVDCEFPVNDEIPGPYCEYRQDSRLVGSTYPNAVIYVSIEDRRRSNVSLFAPNVCRLTWAPMADEKPYTYTCRVYQGTVWKENSMAVHHRILPICSAISVMFKSAPWLLSILISLPVAVGLLNP; encoded by the exons ATGGCGTGTCACCTGCTCACCACAGTATGTCTACTCTTTGCCCAGATCATAATAACGCACCAAATTCACA tgAGTTCCTTCTACACGTTTCTTTTCCCTCCACGTGGGCCTCAGATGTTTCCATGCCTGACTTATTTGGAGAGGAACGTCAGGGTAGACTGTGAGTTCCCAGTCAACGATGAGATACCAGGTCCCTACTGTGAGTATCGTCAGGATAGCAGGCTGGTGGGCAGTACCTACCCCAACGCCGTCATCTATGTGTCCATCGAGGACCGCCGGAGGAGCAACGTCAGCCTGTTCGCCCCAAACGTGTGTCGCCTCACCTGGGCGCCCATGGCCGATGAAAAGCCTTACACCTACACGTGCAGGGTTTACCAGGGCACCGTTTGGAAGGAGAACAGCATGGCCGTCCATCACC GGATTCTTCCGATTTGCTCGGCAATTAGCGTGATGTTTAAATCAGCGCCATGGCTTTTGTCAATTCTGATATCACTTCCTGTGGCAGTGGGTCTTCTAAATCCATGA
- the thy1 gene encoding thy-1 membrane glycoprotein, which translates to MFLLTTILFFVSGFASAQKVIQLSYCSIDENHVRLDCKYSLPAESPEAFCKYTQGERLLDTTNPEEEQHAPFKHRARARIFPGNVCRLLFKNLPNGKSNFTCNIKLANSTTSAFKTSVVEKKLLLPCSAPSVLLQSYSGPLLTLMTLPLLFALDWL; encoded by the exons ATGTTTCTCCTTaccacaattcttttttttg TTTCAGGCTTCGCCTCAGCTCAAAAGGTGATTCAATTATCCTACTGCTCGATAGATGAGAACCATGTTAGACTAGATTGCAAATATTCACTTCCCGCTGAGTCACCCGAAGCGTTTTGCAAGTACACGCAAGGGGAAAGACTCCTGGACACCACCAACCCAGAAGAGGAGCAGCATGCCCCCTTCAAGCACCGAGCTAGAGCTCGCATCTTCCCGGGCAATGTCTGTCGACTTCTGTTTAAAAACCTGCCAAACGGCAAGTCAAATTTTACCTGCAACATCAAATTGGCCAACTCAACCACCTCTGCGTTCAAAACCTCGGTGGTGGAGAAAA AGCTCCTCCTCCCATGTTCTGCTCCCAGTGTCCTGTTACAAAGTTACAGTGGCCCGCTGTTGACCTTGATGACACTTCCATTGCTGTTTGCGCTTGACTGGCTGTGA
- the f11r.1 gene encoding F11 receptor, tandem duplicate 1 codes for MLIPEMTSFKRYHEAVPFWSLACVTFSPSGSRGINERVANTKMISGWLVSVLLFACAATVISGFSVTTSNANVQVKENTGVDLTCSYSADFGSNARVEWKFKDFTGSQKYVFYDGKPTGPYANRVTMHGSNVRFKEVTRKDNGVYDCEVSGVNSQFGEARVKLTVLVAPSPPLCRIPTSATTGKKVILSCHDKDGSPPSQYKWYRNNILLPPEPSKVSGFQNSTYLLNSANGHLEFPSVKKMDTADYFCEAFNSAGPSKRCRAVKMEVGDVNTGGIVAGVIVALVLVVLLALGLWYAHKKGYLPRMTESKPKAVVYQPSSMYGGEDDDGEFKQKSSFVV; via the exons ATGTTGATACCGGAAATGACATCATTTAAACGCTACCACGAAGCAG TTCCTTTTTGGAGTCTTGCCTGTGTGACTTTTTCGCCCAGTGGAAGTCGGGGAATAAACGAAAGAGTGGCCAACACGAAGATGATTTCCGGCTGGTTGGTTTCGGTGCTCTTATTTGCTTGCGCTGCGACAG TCATAAGTGGCTTTTCGGTTACAACATCCAATGCAAACGTGCAAGTCAAAGAAAATACAG GAGTTGATCTGACTTGTTCCTATTCTGCGGACTTTGGCTCAAATGCCAGAGTAGAGTGGAAGTTTAAGGACTTTACAGGGTCACAGAAATATGTCTTTTATGATGGGAAACCCACAG GTCCATATGCCAACCGTGTGACCATGCATGGCAGCAATGTGAGATTtaaggaagtgacccgtaaggATAACGGAGTGTATGACTGTGAGGTGTCTGGTGTCAATAGCCAGTTTGGGGAGGCCAGGGTGAAGCTTACAGTTCTCG TGGCTCCGTCGCCACCCCTATGTCGGATCCCCACCTCGGCGACAACTGGTAAAAAGGTCATTCTGTCCTGCCATGATAAAGATGGCTCCCCCCCTTCCCAGTACAAGTGGTACCGAAACAACATCCTTTTGCCACCTGAGCCTAGCAAGGTTTCTGGTTTCCAGAATAGTACATATTTGCTGAACTCTGCAAATGGCCACCTG GAGTTTCCCTCTGTCAAAAAGATGGATACAGCCGACTATTTCTGTGAAGCTTTTAACAGCGCTGGCCCATCTAAGCGCTGTAGAGCTGTGAAAATGGAAGTCG GTGACGTTAATACAGGAGGCATTGTCGCTGGGGTAATTGTGGCTCTTGTATTGGTTGTGCTGCTCGCTCTGGGACTTTGGTACGCTCACAAGAAAGGATATCTTCCCC GAATGACAGAAAG CAAACCAAAAGCGGTGGTCTACCAGCCGTCTTCAATGTATGGTGGTGAAGATGATGAT GGTGAATTCAAGCAGAAGTCATCGTTTGTTGTATAG